In Emys orbicularis isolate rEmyOrb1 chromosome 12, rEmyOrb1.hap1, whole genome shotgun sequence, one genomic interval encodes:
- the LOC135886320 gene encoding olfactory receptor 10A7-like: MAGRNHTVVTQFILLGVSDLPKIQALFFLVFLATYVITLTGNLLIFTLTLADAALHTPMYFFLMNLSFLEICYTSVTLPKMLANLLLEDKTISFTGCAVQMYFFLFLGGTECFLLGAMAYDRYVAICYPLRYTHIMNHTRCSEMAAVSWISGLLTSLGHTSVIFTLPFCGSNEINHFFCDIPPVLKLACGVTYLNEIAVFMVALLFITFPFVLILVSYLLILLTILKMTSAQSRHKAFSTCSSHLLVVTLFYGTGIVTYLRPNSAYAPVTNKLLSLFYTVITPMFNPLIYSLRNKEVKGALRRTMARNCFLKGNKCIIIMGPGPRRWIGLFLQHLRV; encoded by the coding sequence ATGGCAGGAAGGAATCACACCGTTGTCACTCAGTTCATTCTCCTGGGAGTTTCTGACCTTCCAAAGATACAGGCTTTATTCTTCCTGGTGTTTCTAGCTACCTACGTGATCACTCTGACTGGAAATCTTCTCATATTCACCCTGACATTGGCTGATGCtgccctccacacccccatgtatttcttcctcatGAACCTGTCCTTCCTGGAGATCTGCTACACCTCGGTCACCCTGCCCAAGATGCTGGCCAACCTCCTCTTGGAGGATAAAACTATCTCCTTCACTGGCTGTGCTGTGCAGATGTATTTCTTTCTATTTCTAGGGGGCACAGAGTGTTTTCTTTTGGGGGCCATGGCTTATGACCGCTATGTCGCAATATGCTACCCCTTACGCTATACGCACATTATGAACCATACCAGATGCTCAGAGATGGCTGCTGTGTCATGGATCAGTGGTCTCCTCACGTCCTTGGGACACACCTCAGTCATATTTACCTTGCCTTTTTGTGGATCCAATGAAAttaaccatttcttctgtgacatccccCCAGTATTGAAGCTGGCCTGTGGGGTCACTTACCTGAATGAAATCGCCGTCTTTATGGTTGCCCTGCTATTCATAACATTTCCCTTTGTGTTGATTCTGGTCTCCTACCTTCTCATCCTCCTGACCATCCTGAAGATGACCTCGGCTCAGAGTAGGCATAAGGCCTTCTCCACCTGTTCCTCACATCTTCTGGTGGTGACACTATTCTACGGGACAGGGATTGTCACGTATCTGCGCCCCAATTCTGCATATGCACCAGTAACCAACAAGCTGCTCTCTCTCTTCTACACAGTCATCACCCCCATGTTCAACCCCCttatctacagcctgagaaacaaggaggTGAAGGGGGCTCTCAGGAGAACAATGGCCAGAAATTGCTTTCTTAAAGGAAACAAATGTATCATAATTATGGGGCCAGGTCCTCGAAGATGGATAGGTTTGTTTTTACAACACCTGAGGGTCTGA